The Candidatus Sericytochromatia bacterium region CCTGGAGCCGTTGCCGGCGCGGGATCGGATTGGGTACCATGAGATTATGCGGGTGGGGCTGGCGCCCTCGTTCCTCACCCTGGCGGAGGTGGCGATGAGTTTCGAGCAGACGAACTGGTACCAGAGCCTGGTGGCCAACTGGCGGGCTGAGGGTCGTGAAGAGGGCCGTCAGGAGGGCCGCGCCGAAGGCGAGTCTCGTGGCGTGACGGCCGGCCGCAAGAGCGAACTGCTGCGCGTGATCAGCCGCCAGCTGGGGCGTCGCCTCGCCCTACCAGGCCCC contains the following coding sequences:
- a CDS encoding DUF4351 domain-containing protein, whose protein sequence is LEPLPARDRIGYHEIMRVGLAPSFLTLAEVAMSFEQTNWYQSLVANWRAEGREEGRQEGRAEGESRGVTAGRKSELLRVISRQLGRRLALPGPAALAQMEALSIETLEDLAEDLLDFTAPSDLDAWLARRG